A genomic region of Mycobacterium senriense contains the following coding sequences:
- a CDS encoding ammonium transporter: MLPYPDWVNPGDNAWQLVAATLVGLMSIPGIAVLYGGIVQKKWAVNTMLMAFTGFSLVLVVWVLWGFKMGFGEPLKLGPGILQSAVGKPKTILSSNNQQIAYIPLLDGTMPSFRFSETTLAYFQFVFAAITPLLFLGSVIGRMSFKAWLIFVPLWSTFAYSVNAFLLWGGGWWSHAGALDYSGGYVIHLAAGTSGFVAAAVIGPRLARDRERAVPNNLPLAAVGAGVLWLGWNGFNGGDPYFSGADASLAVINTNLATAVALLTWVIWDLFASKQRKPTFLGAVNGMISGLVAITPAAGFVNSFGAMIIGVVASSLVWMSWNWLGTTTLFKKVDDTLGVFHTHGVAGLAGGLLVGVLADPHIVEYLGGSTGQDVTFAGWLYGHHPKQILIQAGAAATIIVWDALITFVILKVLGLFMKLRLPDEVLESGDLGVHDEEAYPDETLVTGRRVEPRSETRTGTIISKHAETVDD, encoded by the coding sequence CCTGATGAGCATTCCTGGCATCGCCGTCCTGTACGGCGGAATCGTGCAGAAGAAGTGGGCCGTCAACACCATGTTGATGGCCTTCACCGGGTTCTCTCTGGTGCTAGTCGTGTGGGTGCTCTGGGGTTTCAAGATGGGGTTCGGCGAACCGCTGAAACTCGGGCCGGGCATCCTGCAGTCGGCGGTCGGGAAACCCAAGACCATCCTGAGCAGCAACAACCAGCAGATCGCTTATATCCCGCTGCTGGACGGCACCATGCCGTCTTTCCGCTTCTCGGAGACCACGCTGGCGTACTTCCAATTCGTGTTCGCCGCCATCACCCCGCTGCTTTTTCTCGGCAGCGTGATCGGAAGAATGAGCTTCAAGGCCTGGCTGATCTTCGTGCCACTGTGGTCGACATTCGCCTACTCGGTCAATGCGTTCCTGCTGTGGGGCGGTGGCTGGTGGTCACACGCTGGCGCCTTGGATTACAGCGGTGGCTACGTGATTCACCTCGCCGCCGGGACATCCGGTTTCGTCGCTGCCGCGGTGATAGGTCCGAGGCTGGCGCGGGACCGGGAACGCGCGGTGCCGAACAACCTGCCCCTGGCCGCGGTCGGTGCCGGCGTCTTGTGGTTGGGCTGGAACGGCTTCAACGGGGGTGACCCGTACTTTTCGGGTGCCGACGCGTCACTGGCGGTGATCAACACCAATCTCGCCACCGCAGTCGCGTTGCTCACCTGGGTGATCTGGGACCTTTTCGCGAGCAAGCAGCGCAAACCGACATTCCTCGGCGCTGTGAACGGGATGATCAGCGGCCTGGTCGCCATCACGCCGGCGGCTGGCTTTGTCAACAGCTTCGGTGCGATGATCATCGGCGTCGTCGCCTCGTCCCTGGTATGGATGTCCTGGAATTGGCTTGGTACAACAACGCTTTTCAAGAAGGTGGACGACACGCTGGGTGTGTTTCACACTCACGGTGTCGCAGGTTTGGCCGGCGGGTTGCTGGTCGGAGTACTCGCCGATCCGCATATTGTCGAATACCTGGGCGGCAGCACGGGACAGGACGTGACCTTCGCCGGTTGGCTGTACGGTCACCATCCCAAGCAGATATTGATCCAGGCCGGTGCTGCGGCCACGATCATCGTCTGGGATGCGCTCATCACATTCGTCATCCTGAAAGTCCTTGGCCTCTTTATGAAATTGCGGTTGCCCGACGAGGTGTTGGAAAGCGGTGACCTCGGTGTGCACGACGAAGAGGCTTACCCGGACGAAACGCTCGTCACGGGTAGGCGAGTCGAGCCGCGCTCAGAAACGCGGACTGGGACGATAATTTCCAAACACGCTGAGACGGTGGATGATTGA
- a CDS encoding P-II family nitrogen regulator, with translation MKLITAIVQPFTLDDVRHAVESAGVLGLTVTEVQGYGRQRGHTEVYRGAEYAVEFVPKVRVEVLIDEEFVDRVTGAIISAAHTGKIGDGKVWVSPVEAVVRIRTGERDHNAL, from the coding sequence ATGAAGCTGATTACCGCGATCGTCCAGCCCTTCACCCTCGATGACGTCAGGCATGCCGTGGAGTCCGCCGGTGTGCTGGGTTTAACCGTCACCGAAGTCCAGGGGTATGGCAGACAGCGAGGGCACACCGAGGTCTACCGCGGAGCCGAGTACGCGGTCGAATTCGTACCAAAGGTCCGGGTCGAGGTACTGATCGACGAGGAGTTTGTCGACCGGGTCACGGGGGCCATCATCAGCGCGGCTCACACCGGGAAGATCGGCGACGGCAAGGTGTGGGTATCACCAGTGGAAGCGGTTGTTCGCATCCGGACCGGGGAACGTGACCACAACGCGCTGTGA
- a CDS encoding WD40 repeat domain-containing protein has protein sequence MNDVNGPTAAHDDRNARIFEFDTSSVVRVPLHNGPISDIDISPDGRRLVATNYGRDAVSVIDANTCRVSSTVTGLTEPFAVTMSSADSNYAYVSIATAGYDAIEVIDVVTNWRIATHHLANSVSDLTVSPDGKFLYASRNAVRGADVTVLDTTTGELEVIDLATAPGTTTECVRISADGRRLYVGMNAPTGGSLAMIETRTRSDNRRVGGRSRIVGVVDLGLPLRDVALSDDGGTAYVASCDPVAGAVLDVIDTRVNKIVGTHKIPEITGPLTRMTLSRDGARAYLVSDDRITVLSTHQQDVLGEVEVSKHPSCVVESPDGTQLYVADYSGVVTAARISSTAPSPTRGGAGDPDLSVAGWLPELPEWEPVLA, from the coding sequence GTGAACGATGTGAACGGCCCTACGGCCGCGCACGACGATCGAAACGCCCGAATCTTCGAGTTTGACACCTCCTCGGTGGTGCGGGTTCCGTTGCACAACGGCCCGATCAGCGATATCGACATCAGCCCGGACGGGCGGCGGCTGGTCGCGACGAACTACGGCCGCGACGCGGTTTCGGTCATCGACGCCAACACGTGCCGTGTCTCGAGCACCGTCACCGGGCTGACCGAACCGTTCGCGGTCACCATGAGCAGTGCGGACTCCAACTACGCCTACGTCAGCATCGCGACCGCCGGCTACGACGCCATCGAGGTCATCGACGTCGTCACGAACTGGCGCATCGCCACCCACCATCTCGCGAACAGCGTCAGCGACCTGACGGTGAGCCCGGACGGCAAATTCCTTTACGCCAGCCGGAACGCGGTGCGCGGCGCCGATGTGACGGTGCTGGACACCACCACCGGCGAACTCGAGGTCATAGACCTGGCGACCGCGCCGGGCACCACCACCGAATGCGTGCGGATCAGCGCCGACGGACGACGGCTGTATGTCGGCATGAACGCCCCGACCGGCGGCAGCCTTGCCATGATCGAGACCCGGACGCGGTCCGACAATCGCCGGGTCGGCGGCCGGTCACGCATCGTCGGCGTCGTCGACCTCGGTCTGCCTCTGCGCGATGTGGCGTTGAGCGACGACGGCGGCACGGCGTACGTGGCCAGCTGCGATCCGGTCGCGGGCGCGGTACTGGACGTGATCGACACCCGGGTCAACAAGATCGTCGGCACCCACAAGATCCCGGAGATCACCGGCCCGCTCACACGGATGACGCTCAGTCGCGACGGCGCGCGGGCCTACCTGGTCAGCGACGACCGCATCACGGTGCTGAGCACCCACCAGCAGGACGTCCTCGGCGAAGTCGAGGTGTCCAAGCACCCGTCGTGCGTGGTGGAGAGCCCCGACGGCACCCAGCTCTACGTTGCCGATTACTCCGGCGTGGTCACCGCGGCGCGCATCTCCTCGACCGCGCCATCGCCGACCCGCGGCGGGGCGGGCGACCCGGACCTGTCGGTCGCCGGCTGGCTGCCCGAACTGCCGGAGTGGGAACCGGTCCTCGCCTAG
- a CDS encoding long-chain fatty acid--CoA ligase translates to MDGTMQDFPLTITAIMRHGCTVHGERVVTTATGDGYRRTTYRELGKQAAQLANGLRRLGVTGDQRVGTFMWNNAEHLTAYLALPSMGAVLHTLNIRLFPEQIAFVANEAEDQVVLVDASLVKSLAPVLPELETVHTVIVVGDDTEPLQGAGKTVLRYADVLDGESTEFDWPRIDENSAAAMCYTSGTTGNPKGVVYSHRSSFLHTMGACTTNGIGVGATDSVLPIVPMFHANAWGLPYAALMAGADLVLPDCHLDPRSLVAMVEDLKPTVTGAVPTIWNGVLHHLEDDPDHDMSSVRLVVCGGSAVPVSLMRTFEEKHDVQIRQLWGMTETSPLATMAWPPPGTPEDQHWAFRGTQGQPVCGVEMRIVDDDGQVLPNDGQAVGEVEVRGPWIAGSYYLGRDESKFDSGWLRTGDVGRIDERGFVTLTDRAKDVIKSGGEWISSVELENFLIGHPDVVEAAVVGVPDERWEERPLAVIVAKEGAAVSPDQLRNFLADKVVRWWLPERWTFVDEIPRTSVGKYDKKTIRSRYAEDEYQVIEAR, encoded by the coding sequence GTGGACGGCACGATGCAGGACTTCCCGTTGACCATCACCGCGATCATGCGTCACGGCTGCACCGTGCACGGGGAACGCGTCGTCACGACCGCCACCGGGGACGGCTACCGGCGCACCACCTACCGGGAGCTGGGCAAGCAGGCCGCGCAACTGGCGAATGGCCTGCGCCGCCTCGGCGTCACCGGTGACCAGCGGGTGGGCACATTCATGTGGAACAACGCCGAGCACCTCACCGCATACCTCGCCTTGCCGTCGATGGGCGCCGTCCTGCATACCCTCAACATCCGGCTGTTCCCCGAGCAGATCGCCTTCGTCGCCAACGAGGCCGAAGACCAGGTGGTGCTGGTCGACGCCTCACTGGTCAAATCGCTGGCACCCGTGCTGCCCGAGCTCGAGACCGTGCACACCGTGATCGTCGTCGGCGACGACACTGAGCCGCTGCAGGGCGCGGGCAAGACCGTGCTGCGCTACGCCGACGTCCTCGACGGCGAGTCCACCGAGTTCGACTGGCCGCGCATCGACGAGAACTCCGCGGCCGCGATGTGCTACACAAGCGGCACCACCGGCAACCCGAAAGGCGTTGTCTACAGCCACCGTTCGAGCTTCCTGCACACGATGGGCGCGTGTACCACCAACGGCATCGGCGTCGGGGCCACCGACAGCGTGCTGCCCATCGTGCCGATGTTCCATGCCAACGCCTGGGGGCTGCCGTACGCGGCGCTGATGGCCGGCGCCGACTTGGTGTTGCCAGATTGCCACCTCGACCCCCGCTCGCTGGTCGCGATGGTCGAGGACCTGAAGCCCACCGTGACCGGCGCGGTGCCCACCATCTGGAACGGCGTCCTGCATCACCTCGAGGACGACCCCGACCACGACATGTCGTCGGTGCGGTTGGTGGTCTGCGGCGGCTCGGCCGTCCCGGTGTCGCTGATGCGCACCTTCGAGGAAAAGCACGACGTACAGATCCGGCAGCTGTGGGGCATGACGGAGACGTCGCCGCTGGCCACCATGGCGTGGCCGCCGCCGGGCACCCCGGAGGACCAGCACTGGGCCTTCCGCGGGACACAGGGTCAGCCGGTCTGCGGAGTGGAGATGCGCATCGTCGACGACGACGGTCAGGTGTTGCCCAACGACGGCCAGGCCGTCGGCGAGGTCGAGGTCCGCGGACCGTGGATCGCCGGCTCCTACTACCTGGGCCGCGACGAATCGAAATTCGACTCCGGCTGGCTGCGCACCGGCGACGTGGGCCGCATCGATGAGCGCGGGTTCGTCACCCTGACCGACCGCGCCAAGGACGTCATCAAATCCGGTGGGGAATGGATCTCCTCGGTCGAGTTGGAGAATTTCTTGATCGGGCACCCGGATGTGGTCGAGGCCGCCGTGGTCGGCGTTCCCGACGAGCGCTGGGAAGAACGGCCGCTCGCGGTGATCGTGGCCAAGGAGGGCGCGGCGGTGAGCCCCGACCAGCTGCGAAACTTTCTCGCCGACAAGGTCGTTCGGTGGTGGCTGCCCGAGCGGTGGACCTTCGTCGACGAGATCCCGCGCACCAGCGTCGGCAAGTACGACAAGAAAACCATCCGGTCGCGATACGCAGAGGACGAATACCAGGTGATCGAGGCGCGCTGA
- a CDS encoding SRPBCC family protein, producing MAHSLIVDQSVVTPVAVQDAFNRTLPIALPTLFHRWYGPFPPIKEVREQTGAWDAAGQTRVVHLVGGASMREELTSVDPPRSFGYRLSEVTGPMALLVDHVLGEWIFAPAGGGTEITWRWDIRPPTALTAWALPVLGRMWKGYARRALHDLSAVLTG from the coding sequence GTGGCACATTCACTCATCGTCGATCAATCCGTCGTCACCCCGGTCGCGGTCCAGGACGCTTTTAACCGGACGCTGCCCATTGCGCTCCCGACGCTTTTCCACCGCTGGTACGGGCCGTTCCCGCCGATCAAGGAAGTGCGCGAGCAGACCGGGGCCTGGGACGCGGCCGGCCAAACCCGCGTCGTGCACCTGGTCGGCGGGGCCAGCATGCGCGAGGAACTGACCAGCGTCGACCCGCCGCGGTCGTTCGGCTACCGGCTTTCGGAGGTCACCGGCCCGATGGCGCTGCTGGTCGACCACGTCCTCGGCGAATGGATCTTCGCTCCGGCCGGCGGCGGCACCGAGATCACCTGGCGCTGGGACATCCGCCCACCCACGGCGCTGACGGCCTGGGCACTGCCGGTGCTGGGCAGGATGTGGAAGGGCTACGCGCGCCGGGCGCTGCACGACCTGTCGGCCGTGCTGACGGGCTGA